From Uloborus diversus isolate 005 chromosome 8, Udiv.v.3.1, whole genome shotgun sequence, a single genomic window includes:
- the LOC129227984 gene encoding uncharacterized protein LOC129227984, with the protein MAEAVELPTPTKYFCHQCSREVSPLHPFVELICPECSSGFIEEVSRDLYEAQEEYIAEQEDEFNPAADWDHHIADELMLQNAFQVQGILNRALNNIGVDEDEDSEASYAEHLFSINELENYFNYRAFEMTRDGSRKENLHMKGETKPL; encoded by the exons ATGGCTGAAGCTGTGGAACTTCCAACTCCTACGAAATATTTTTGCCATCAATGCTCGCGAGAAGTTTCTCCTTTGCACCCT TTTGTGGAATTGATATGTCCTGAGTGCTCAAGTGGTTTTATTGAAGAAGTTTCTCGGGACCTATATGAAGCCCA agAAGAATATATTGCTGAACAAGAAGATGAATTTAATCCTGCTGCTGACTGGGATCATCATATAGCTGATGAGCTGATGTTACAAAAT GCTTTTCAAGTTCAGGGTATACTTAACCGGGCATTGAACAACATTGGAGTTGATGAAGATGAAGATTCTGAAGCTTCATATGCAGAGCATTTGTTTAGTATAAA tgAGCTGGAAAACTACTTTAATTATCGAGCATTTG aaaTGACAAGGGATGGCTCAAG aaaagaaaacctgcacatgAAGGGGGAAACTAAACCTCTGTAA